A region from the Ralstonia pickettii genome encodes:
- a CDS encoding diguanylate cyclase domain-containing protein, which translates to MKLTLKSQAAIMATVISVTVVSLFGWSQREPIRREVMAQIKVQQTALVKESAEDLKQRLDTYLGVLERTAQQMHVVRFNSPADEAAFYQSIQPASGLFDGVFLASADGKVTATSTRRASVVGIDISDRDYFRQIMVVDQPTISAPLRNRVGGEPIVIMAAPVHDQDGNLVGLIGASLYLLKPNFLGDLRDMRVGQTGHVYLATRGENPVYIVHPDADKTLAPLDADPTVAAAFRADPDALPERGGDVVTTQDIIAAGWTLAAVLPGAEANRQLFLMRQRFRWSLLVLAALIGVSVWAAMLWLLRPLGRLHAVMTQLSTTDLRNAPPLELGGASAEIDAVSRAFHKLMGEVIRQRAELEAVNDASPLGLFRSDANGRTVYTNAAYRRLLGATHEEALADVWLARLHPADREATMAGWRDAVARGAGYHAEQRVIVPGLGERLLIVTTAPVRVDAEVVGHVGVMEDITVRARAQQASRVLTKILDSTTDFVAQSDIHGNVTYMNPAGRRFAGIPLDATLQGMTVADFYPPETIGWLREVAVPAAARDGVWIGETTVRGAEGQVVPINHMIIAHRDPAGRMEYFSSVMRDITQDKAAKEALQRSRETLQTVTDALPALVAFIDTEERFRFLNAAYEKAYGRSPASMLGQTLREVVGDDAYGILRDALRRALGGETMVFERELRGRDLYRCEEISHLPQFDAQGRVAGVHSVTLDITERKKQELRLRALTTTDHLTGLANRAGFEERLLAALDQARLNGSTGALLVVDLDGFKVVNDTHGHAVGDALLRIFAQRLARAVRPYDGVARFGGDEFAVILEHLSHPDDAKTVAANILAACNKPFRLREAMVQVGASIGIATFDARTLAQSVVFEAADEALYEAKSRGKGLFVSADELSTG; encoded by the coding sequence ATGAAACTGACCCTGAAGTCGCAGGCGGCCATCATGGCGACCGTCATCAGCGTGACGGTGGTGAGTCTGTTCGGCTGGTCGCAACGGGAGCCGATCCGCCGCGAAGTCATGGCGCAGATCAAGGTGCAGCAGACGGCCCTCGTCAAGGAGTCGGCAGAAGACCTCAAGCAGCGGCTGGACACGTATCTGGGCGTGCTCGAACGCACCGCGCAGCAAATGCACGTCGTGCGGTTCAACAGCCCCGCCGACGAAGCGGCGTTCTACCAATCCATCCAACCGGCCAGCGGCCTGTTCGACGGCGTGTTCCTGGCCTCGGCCGACGGCAAGGTGACCGCCACCTCGACGCGCCGCGCAAGCGTGGTCGGCATCGACATTTCGGATCGGGATTACTTCAGGCAGATCATGGTGGTCGACCAGCCGACCATCTCGGCTCCGCTTCGCAACCGCGTGGGGGGCGAGCCCATCGTCATCATGGCCGCGCCCGTGCATGATCAGGACGGTAACCTCGTCGGGCTGATCGGCGCGTCGCTGTACCTGCTCAAACCGAACTTTCTGGGTGACCTGCGCGACATGCGGGTGGGCCAGACGGGTCACGTCTATCTCGCCACGCGAGGTGAAAACCCGGTCTATATCGTCCATCCCGACGCCGACAAGACGCTTGCGCCGCTCGATGCCGATCCGACGGTGGCCGCGGCCTTCCGCGCGGACCCGGATGCGCTGCCCGAGCGTGGCGGCGACGTGGTCACCACACAAGACATCATCGCCGCCGGTTGGACGCTTGCTGCGGTGTTGCCCGGCGCGGAGGCCAACCGGCAGCTCTTCCTCATGCGGCAGCGTTTTCGCTGGTCGCTGCTGGTGCTGGCGGCGCTCATCGGCGTGTCGGTCTGGGCGGCGATGCTGTGGCTGTTGCGTCCGCTGGGCCGGCTGCATGCCGTCATGACGCAGCTTTCCACCACGGACTTGCGCAATGCGCCGCCGCTTGAATTGGGCGGAGCCTCGGCGGAAATCGACGCGGTGTCGCGGGCGTTCCACAAACTGATGGGTGAGGTGATCCGCCAGCGCGCGGAACTCGAAGCCGTGAACGATGCCTCGCCGCTTGGGTTGTTCCGCTCCGATGCGAACGGCCGGACGGTCTATACCAACGCGGCGTATCGCCGGCTGCTTGGCGCCACGCACGAAGAGGCGCTGGCCGACGTGTGGCTTGCGCGCCTGCACCCGGCCGACCGCGAAGCCACCATGGCCGGTTGGCGCGATGCCGTCGCGCGCGGGGCCGGCTACCACGCCGAGCAGCGCGTGATCGTGCCGGGTCTCGGCGAGCGGTTGCTGATCGTTACGACTGCGCCGGTGCGGGTGGACGCGGAGGTGGTCGGCCACGTTGGGGTCATGGAAGACATCACGGTACGCGCTCGGGCGCAGCAGGCGTCGCGCGTGTTGACCAAGATCCTCGATTCGACCACCGACTTTGTCGCGCAGAGCGACATACATGGCAACGTCACGTACATGAATCCGGCTGGACGCCGCTTTGCCGGCATCCCGTTGGACGCTACGCTCCAGGGCATGACCGTAGCGGATTTCTACCCACCCGAGACGATCGGCTGGCTGCGCGAGGTGGCGGTGCCGGCAGCTGCACGCGATGGCGTATGGATTGGCGAAACCACGGTGCGCGGTGCCGAAGGTCAGGTCGTGCCGATCAACCACATGATCATTGCGCACCGCGATCCCGCCGGGCGCATGGAGTATTTCTCGTCTGTCATGCGTGACATCACGCAGGACAAGGCCGCCAAGGAAGCGCTGCAGCGCAGCCGCGAAACGCTGCAGACCGTGACGGATGCGCTGCCCGCGCTCGTGGCCTTCATCGATACCGAAGAGCGCTTCCGCTTCCTGAATGCAGCCTACGAAAAAGCGTACGGACGATCGCCCGCGAGCATGCTCGGGCAGACGCTGCGCGAAGTCGTGGGCGACGATGCTTACGGCATCCTTCGCGATGCGTTGCGGCGTGCGCTGGGCGGCGAGACGATGGTCTTCGAGCGCGAACTCCGCGGCCGCGATCTGTACCGCTGCGAAGAGATCAGCCACCTGCCGCAATTCGACGCGCAAGGCCGCGTAGCGGGGGTGCATTCCGTCACGCTCGACATCACGGAGCGCAAGAAGCAGGAGCTGCGCCTGCGCGCGCTGACCACCACCGACCACCTCACCGGCCTCGCCAACCGTGCCGGCTTTGAAGAGCGTTTGCTCGCGGCGCTGGACCAGGCACGTTTGAACGGATCCACCGGTGCGCTGCTGGTAGTCGATCTTGACGGCTTCAAGGTCGTCAACGATACGCACGGGCACGCCGTGGGCGATGCGCTGCTGCGTATCTTCGCGCAGCGCCTGGCGCGGGCCGTGCGCCCGTATGACGGCGTGGCGCGTTTCGGTGGCGACGAGTTCGCCGTCATCCTGGAGCACCTGTCGCACCCGGACGACGCGAAGACGGTTGCGGCCAATATCCTGGCCGCATGCAACAAGCCGTTTCGCTTGCGCGAGGCGATGGTGCAGGTGGGCGCGAGCATCGGTATCGCGACTTTCGACGCGCGCACGCTGGCGCA